In Populus alba chromosome 9, ASM523922v2, whole genome shotgun sequence, a genomic segment contains:
- the LOC118027604 gene encoding notchless protein homolog produces the protein MEDEAVNNVMCQFTDPEGTPLGAPLYLPQNAGPQQLQQIVNKLLNNEEKLPYAFYISDQELVVPLETYLQKNKVSVEKVLAIVCQPQAIFRIRPVNRCSATIAGHAEAVLSVAFSPDGRQLASGSGDTTVRLWDLNTQTPMFTCTGHKNWVLCIAWSPDGKHLVSGSKAGELQCWDPQTGKPSGNQLVGHKKWITGISWEPVHLNAPCRRFVSASKDGDARIWDISLRKSVICLSGHTLAITCVKWGGDGVIYTGSQDCTIKVWETSQGKLIRELKGHGHWVNSLALSTEYVLRTGAFDHTGKTYSSPEEMKKVALERYNKMKGNAPERLVSGSDDFTMFLWEPAVSKHPKTRMTGHQQLVNHVYFSPDGNWVASASFDKSVKLWNGITGKFVAAFRGHVGPVYQISWSADSRLLLSGSKDSTLKIWDIRTQKLKQDLPGHADEVFAVDWSPDGEKVASGGKDRVLKLWMG, from the exons ATGGAGGATGAAGCAGTGAACAATGTTATGTGCCAATTCACAGACCCAGAAGGGACGCCACTTGGAGCTCCTCTATATCTTCCTCAAAACGCTGGTCCACAACAACTTCAACAAATCGTTAATAAGCTTCTTAACAAT GAAGAGAAGTTACCGTATGCTTTTTATATATCCGATCAAGAGCTTGTTGTGCCACTTGAAACTTACTTACAGAAAAACAAAG TTTCGGTGGAGAAGGTACTGGCGATTGTTTGTCAACCACAAGCTATTTTCCGAATTCGTCCAGTTAATCGTTGTTCAGCGACTATTGCTG GTCATGCGGAAGCTGTACTTTCAGTTGCCTTTAGTCCCGATGGGCGGCAGCTGGCCAGTGGCTCCGGGGATACCACTGTTCGTCTATGGGACCTTAATACCCAGACACCGATGTTTACATGTACAG GACATAAGAATTGGGTTCTTTGCATTGCATGGTCACCAGATGGTAAGCATCTGGTGAGTGGGAGCAAGGCTGGAGAACTTCAGTGTTGGGATCCTCAGACAGGAAAGCCATCAGGGAATCAGCTTGTG GGCCACAAGAAATGGATTACTGGCATCTCTTGGGAACCAGTCCATTTGAATGCTCCTTGCCGTCGCTTTGTTAGTGCTAGCAAAGATGGAGATGCACGCATATGGGACATATCACTAAGAAAATCTGTTATTTGTCTTAGTGGCCACACACTTGCAATAACTTGTGTAAAATGGGGTGGAGATGGAGTAATTTATACTGG CTCCCAGGATTGTACCATTAAAGTGTGGGAAACATCACAAGGGAAGCTTATTCGTGAATTGAAG GGTCATGGGCATTGGGTTAACTCTCTCGCATTGAGCACTGAGTATGTTCTTCGCACAGGAGCTTTTGATCATACAGGAAAAACATATTCTTCTCCAGAGGAAATGAAGAAG GTTGCTCTGGAAAGGTACAATAAAATGAAAGGCAATGCTCCTGAAAGACTAGTTTCAGGTTCTGATGATTTTACCATGTTCCTCTGGGAACCCGCTGTCAGCAAACACCCTAAAACTCGCATGACAGGTCATCAACAG CTTGTAAATCATGTATACTTCTCACCAGATGGGAATTGGGTAGCTAGTGCATCATTTGATAAATCTGTGAAGCTATGGAATGGCATTACTGGGAAATTTGTTGCTGCTTTTCGTGGCCATGTCGGACCTGTTTATCAGATcag CTGGTCCGCAGACAGTAGGCTTCTTTTAAGTGGGAGCAAAGACTCTACGCTGAAG ATTTGGGATATACGAACACAGAAATTAAAGCAAGATCTTCCTGGCCATGCAGATGAG GTATTTGCCGTTGATTGGAGTCCAGATGGTGAGAAAGTAGCTTCTGGTGGTAAGGATAGAGTATTGAAATTATGGATGGGCTAA